The window GGAGATGAGGTTTCCAATAACATTGGTCTTTTAAGGAATGTAAGTGCCATACAACAACAAGCAAATCAATTAGGCTTAGGGGCTTATATTGGGAGTATTCCAGATCAGGTAGTTTCCAGAACCGGCTATCCGGAGAGAAACTTGGTTGATTATGGAGCAAGCAATTATAAAGTAAATGGCGCCCTCCATTACCGGATCTCCGACAATGCAGAGGTATTTTATTCTTTAAATTATGGTTCAGGAACCTCCATTTATACAGGGGCTCAAAGGTATTCATTAAATGAATTCTTTATCACCCAACATAAACTAGAACTTAAAGGGGATAATTATTTCGTTCGCAGTTATACAACTAGGGATAATTCGGGTAAATCCTATATTTCAGATTTGAATGGAATATTGATCAACGACACCTGGAAAGACAATTCAACATGGTTTGGTGAGTATACGCTCAATTATTTAGGCGCGCTGGCCAATCAACAGGTGGCCCCCGGAAGCTTGGGCACTACAGCACAACAAGTAGCAGCGCACCAATTTGCCCGCCAGCAAGCGGATAATGGGAGGTATCTTCCCGGAAGTGCTGAGTTTAATACTACTGCTCAAAACATTAGTAGTGAATATATTCCCGGTGGCTCACTGTTTTACGACAGATCAAGAATGTACCTGACAGAAGGCCAGTATGATTTTAAAAACGAAATAGATTTCATGGATCTTCAGGTTGGTGCATCCTATCGAATATATGACCTTCGGTCAAATGGGACAATCTTTGCCGATGGGGATGGTAATGACATTACCATCAGCGAAATAGGCGGTTACGCACAAGCTACCAAACGTTTATTGAAAGAGAAATTAAAGTTAATAGGTTCATTGAGGTACGATAAAAATGAAAACTTTGAAGGGCAATTTAGTCCTAGGATTTCTACAGTATTCACCGAAAACAACCACAATTTCCGATTGTCCTATCAAACTGGTTTCAGAATGCCAACCACCCAAGCCCAACATATAGACTTGAATGTGATTTCTGCTCGGCTAATAGCCGGTTTACCCTACTATAGAGACAAATATCAGATTTTTGAAAATGGATATTCCTTAGCATCAGTTCTGGATTATACTGCGGCGGTGGCAGAAGGTGCTAGCCCAATCGGTTCCACTGCAACCGGTTTATTGGAGCCGGTAACCTCTCTTCCTGCCTTAAGGCCTGAAAAAGTTAAAGCCATAGAGGCCGGTTATAAAGGTTTGCTTATGGAAAACAGGTTATTGATTGATTTTGCTTATTATTACAATCGATACAACAATTTCATTTCTCAAACTGCAATTAGAAAAGCGCCGGGACCTGTTTACCCCGGTGCTGAACCAGGGTCGGATGAGGGTGCAATTAATGCCGTGAATGCACCAAGCCTTCTTACCCCGATAACAACTCCCGGACAGGAAAATACTTTTCAGACCTATACCAATATCGTGGACAGAGAAGTACGTGCACATGGCTTGGTTTTAGGTGTGAACTTTAATCTACCTGGAAATTACACTATAGGAGGAAATTACAATTATAATAAGCTATTGACAGCATTTGAGGCAGGATTCCTGTCTGAGTTTAATACTCCTGAACATAAAACCAATATTGTCTTTGGCAATAGAAAATTAACCGACAAGGTAGGGTTCAATTTAGCCTATAGATATCAATCCGCCTTTAGGTGGGAATCAAGCTTTGCCAGAGGAGATGTACCGGAAATACACAACCTAGATGCTCAGGTTTCTTATAAGGTTAAGTCAATGAAGTCAATCTTAAAATTAGGTGGATCCAATGTGCTTAACAACAGGTATTTCCTAAACTTTGGTGGACCAACCTCAGGAGCCATTTACTACCTATCCATCACTTTCGATGAACTATTAAACTAAACCAAGAAATCCATGAAACGATGTATTTTCCTTATCAATTATTTGGCCATTGGTTTATTATTTTCATGCCAATATGAGTTCCCGGAGCCCGAACAATTAAGCCCTGATTCGGGTCAGGCAGATTTCACAAAAATGGTGACCATAGGAAGTTCAATCACTGCCGGGGTGATGGATGCAGCATTGTACAATCGTTCTCAGCAAAACTCCTATGCCGTTATATTGGCCCAGCAAATGAAAGAAGCCGGAGGCGGGGATTTCAATGTTCCGGACATCAATGCAGAAAATGGAGACTTGATCCTTAGTGCCACAGGAGGAAACCTAGGGAGATTGATCCTTACCCTCAATCAAACCACCGGGAGCATCTTGCCTACACCAATAGTACCGGGAGATGCCCTAACGGCATTTTCTGGAGATAAAACCACATTAAACAATTTTGGTGTGAACGGTCTTTCTCTGGCAGCGGCCTTACTCCCGGCATCAGGTAACATTCAAGAACCATCAAACCCCTTGTTCAATCCATATTACGCTCGATTTGCCAGTGACCCCGGTAATTCAACTCCTATTGGAGATGCCGCATCAGCCTTGGCTAATGGTGGTACCTTCTTCGTATTTTGGTTGGGTAAAAATGATGTTTTACCTTACGCCCTAACCGGAGGTGCAATTCCTGAACTATTAACCAGTGAACAGGATTTCTCTCTTCGGTATCAAACTGCCTTAGGCACTATGTTACAAGCAAACCTAGAAGCAAAAGGAGCCATAGGTAATATACCAAACATCAATGAACTGCCTTATTTCAGTACTGTCGCTTGGAATGCATTACCCTTGGACAATACATTGGCTGCCCTAGCCAATAGTGTTTTTACAGACTATAACAATGGTCTCGACAATTTGGCAACTGCCGGTATGATTAGTGTTTCTGAAAGAGATCTAAGAAAAATAAATTTTACTGCAGGACAAAACGGATTTGTAATAGATGACAAAACATTAACTGATCTATCAGAAATGGGTCTTCCTTCCATCAGACAAACCAATATTGAGGACAAGGTTGCCTTGACCACCGGACAAATTCTGGGGCTAAGCCCAGGGGAGGACCCAACTTTAATTTATGGGGTTACAGTGCCAATTGGGGACAGTTATATTCTTCTCCCTTCAGAACAAGAAATAATGGAGGAGAAAATAAATGCTTTCAATCAGATTATCGCTACTACAATTTCAGCCAACGAGGACCGCTTGGTATTGGTAGATACAAAAAATCTTTTGGAAAGAATCGGTCAAAGTACAGAAACCGCAAATGGTATTGCTCTTTCCAATTCTATTTCCCCTCCCTATGGCGTCTTTTCTACTGATGGAGTTCATCCAAATGCACGTGGAAGTGCTGTGGTAGCCAACCATTTTATTGAAGGCATCAATGACAAATGGAATAGCACTATTCCTAAGGCCAATCCAAATGCTTATATTGGCAATGATTTGCCCCGTTAAATATCATGAAGACAGGTACCATTATATTGTCTGCCGGAAATTCCAGCAGATTAGGTAAACCAAAGCAACTAATTCCCTACAATGGGACTACCCTCTTGCAAAATATTGTTGACATAGCATTGGAGGCTACAAAGGGTCCTGTATTGCTGGTAGAAGGGGCCGGCACTTATCACCTTAAACCACATCGCAGGTTAATAAAGGTAGTGAATTATAATTGGGAAAGAGGTATGGGGAGTTCATTGAAGTTAGGTTTAAATACTTTAATAAATCAAGAAAAAATTACAAATGTCTTGGTGCTATTATCAGATCAACCTATGGTAAGTAAAACACTAATTCAAAGCCTAATCCTTAAGAAATCTGAAAATCACCAACCTATTGTTGCTTCATTTTATCAAAATATGCCGGGAGTACCAGCTATTTTTGATCAATCTGTTTTTCAGAAATTAAGGTCAATACCTGATAAAGTAGGTGCAAAAAAGCTACTGTTAAGCCATACCGAGCAACTTTCCTTGGTTAGGTTTGATGCAGGAAATATTGACATTGACAGTCCCGAAGATTTAAGGGCTTTAATAAATTCTGATTGGAAGCATTTTAAGGGGTAAATAGTAACCTATAAAATCAATCGCCACAAGTACCATTCAACTCGTCTATATAAAGTGGACCAAGGAAAACAGCACTTGTGGCGAATCTAGTTAAACCCGAAATATGCAATAGCCCTACTATTACCTGATGAAATCGCT of the Cyclobacterium marinum DSM 745 genome contains:
- a CDS encoding TonB-dependent receptor, whose protein sequence is MNTNQPQKGFRYYFLLIGLLFFSISLTFAQENTTISGTVKDQDTGETLIGVNILVKGKVSGTITDVNGKFSITVNSAPPLTLIFSMVGFGSQEVNITSSNPPPLEVVLAEQTFLGQEVVVSASRVEESILQSPVSIEKMDILDIREAPGDSYYKAISNLKGVDVTSSSINFQILNARGFNSTGNTRFVQLTDGMDTQAPSLNFPIGNLNGPSELDVESIEFIPGASSALYGPNAFNGMLLVNSKNPFEYQGLSAYYKQGINHIGTSPGEPGSPKPMYEGAIRYAKAFNNKWAFKISASFMQAEDWYGNNSTDLNAISQGDLPFNPGANLVHTFGDEVSNNIGLLRNVSAIQQQANQLGLGAYIGSIPDQVVSRTGYPERNLVDYGASNYKVNGALHYRISDNAEVFYSLNYGSGTSIYTGAQRYSLNEFFITQHKLELKGDNYFVRSYTTRDNSGKSYISDLNGILINDTWKDNSTWFGEYTLNYLGALANQQVAPGSLGTTAQQVAAHQFARQQADNGRYLPGSAEFNTTAQNISSEYIPGGSLFYDRSRMYLTEGQYDFKNEIDFMDLQVGASYRIYDLRSNGTIFADGDGNDITISEIGGYAQATKRLLKEKLKLIGSLRYDKNENFEGQFSPRISTVFTENNHNFRLSYQTGFRMPTTQAQHIDLNVISARLIAGLPYYRDKYQIFENGYSLASVLDYTAAVAEGASPIGSTATGLLEPVTSLPALRPEKVKAIEAGYKGLLMENRLLIDFAYYYNRYNNFISQTAIRKAPGPVYPGAEPGSDEGAINAVNAPSLLTPITTPGQENTFQTYTNIVDREVRAHGLVLGVNFNLPGNYTIGGNYNYNKLLTAFEAGFLSEFNTPEHKTNIVFGNRKLTDKVGFNLAYRYQSAFRWESSFARGDVPEIHNLDAQVSYKVKSMKSILKLGGSNVLNNRYFLNFGGPTSGAIYYLSITFDELLN
- a CDS encoding SGNH/GDSL hydrolase family protein: MKRCIFLINYLAIGLLFSCQYEFPEPEQLSPDSGQADFTKMVTIGSSITAGVMDAALYNRSQQNSYAVILAQQMKEAGGGDFNVPDINAENGDLILSATGGNLGRLILTLNQTTGSILPTPIVPGDALTAFSGDKTTLNNFGVNGLSLAAALLPASGNIQEPSNPLFNPYYARFASDPGNSTPIGDAASALANGGTFFVFWLGKNDVLPYALTGGAIPELLTSEQDFSLRYQTALGTMLQANLEAKGAIGNIPNINELPYFSTVAWNALPLDNTLAALANSVFTDYNNGLDNLATAGMISVSERDLRKINFTAGQNGFVIDDKTLTDLSEMGLPSIRQTNIEDKVALTTGQILGLSPGEDPTLIYGVTVPIGDSYILLPSEQEIMEEKINAFNQIIATTISANEDRLVLVDTKNLLERIGQSTETANGIALSNSISPPYGVFSTDGVHPNARGSAVVANHFIEGINDKWNSTIPKANPNAYIGNDLPR
- a CDS encoding nucleotidyltransferase family protein, with translation MKTGTIILSAGNSSRLGKPKQLIPYNGTTLLQNIVDIALEATKGPVLLVEGAGTYHLKPHRRLIKVVNYNWERGMGSSLKLGLNTLINQEKITNVLVLLSDQPMVSKTLIQSLILKKSENHQPIVASFYQNMPGVPAIFDQSVFQKLRSIPDKVGAKKLLLSHTEQLSLVRFDAGNIDIDSPEDLRALINSDWKHFKG